In Phycisphaeraceae bacterium, one genomic interval encodes:
- a CDS encoding VOC family protein, which translates to MPQISTFLTFNDQAEDAARFYTSIFPNSKILRITRYPDLGPQSPFKTGSVMTVEFTLDGRAFTALNGGPQFTFSQGISIAVLCDTQQQVDEYWDKFVAAGGTPVACGWITDHFGVSWQIDPKLLIDLITDADEAKAAKAMRAMMGMVKIESDGLK; encoded by the coding sequence ATGCCTCAAATCAGCACCTTTCTGACGTTCAATGATCAGGCCGAAGACGCGGCGCGGTTCTACACCTCGATCTTCCCCAACTCGAAGATCCTCCGCATCACGCGATACCCCGACCTCGGGCCGCAGTCGCCGTTCAAGACCGGCAGCGTGATGACCGTTGAGTTCACGCTCGACGGCCGCGCGTTCACGGCCCTCAACGGGGGGCCGCAGTTCACGTTCAGCCAGGGCATCTCCATCGCCGTGCTCTGCGACACGCAGCAGCAGGTCGATGAATACTGGGACAAGTTCGTCGCTGCGGGCGGCACACCTGTCGCCTGCGGCTGGATCACCGACCACTTCGGCGTGTCGTGGCAGATTGATCCCAAGCTGCTGATCGACCTGATCACGGACGCCGACGAGGCGAAGGCCGCGAAGGCCATGCGGGCGATGATGGGGATGGTCAAGATCGAGAGCGATGGACTCAAGTAG
- a CDS encoding MarR family transcriptional regulator, with product MTVHVSKLESHLGYWLRLVSNHVSHAFRLKVEARGVTVAEWVVMRALFDSDGLNPSHVADSIGLTRGAVSKLLDRLIAKDLVRCRSERSDRRYQIVSLTASGRKLVPVLARLADLNDREFFSHLEAKERTELLAILKRISLEGEFSGVPIE from the coding sequence GTGACCGTACATGTCAGTAAGCTGGAGAGCCATCTGGGGTACTGGCTGCGGCTGGTCTCGAACCACGTGTCGCACGCATTCCGCCTGAAGGTTGAGGCGCGCGGCGTGACCGTGGCCGAGTGGGTCGTGATGCGTGCGCTGTTCGATTCTGACGGTCTCAATCCCAGCCACGTGGCCGATTCGATCGGACTGACGCGGGGCGCGGTATCGAAACTACTCGATCGACTCATTGCCAAGGACCTGGTTCGTTGCCGCTCCGAACGATCTGATCGGAGGTACCAGATTGTGAGTCTGACGGCGTCGGGGCGAAAGCTCGTGCCCGTCCTGGCAAGACTTGCGGATCTGAACGACCGCGAGTTCTTTAGCCACTTGGAAGCAAAGGAAAGAACGGAATTGCTCGCGATCCTCAAGCGAATCAGCCTAGAGGGCGAATTCTCGGGTGTTCCGATCGAGTAA
- a CDS encoding DUF1398 family protein, whose amino-acid sequence MNSEQTRVAKECAALSASGKIHFGQVVERLVAAGIERYHADYSRKEITYYTPEGQSCVVSMAHEDGPIAIVFSAAKVEAAVRQSQREEIKYLEFTRQALAAGCVGYFVQITGKRVQYFGRDGEIHTEWFPGADRNK is encoded by the coding sequence ATGAACAGTGAACAGACAAGAGTGGCAAAGGAATGCGCCGCGTTGTCCGCGTCAGGGAAGATTCACTTTGGCCAAGTCGTTGAGCGCCTCGTTGCGGCCGGTATCGAGCGATACCACGCGGACTATTCCCGCAAGGAGATCACCTACTACACGCCGGAGGGCCAGTCGTGCGTCGTCTCGATGGCGCACGAGGATGGACCGATCGCGATTGTCTTCTCGGCGGCGAAGGTCGAGGCCGCGGTTCGACAATCGCAGCGGGAGGAGATCAAGTATTTGGAGTTCACACGCCAGGCGCTCGCCGCCGGGTGCGTCGGCTACTTTGTTCAGATCACCGGGAAGCGCGTCCAGTATTTCGGCCGCGACGGCGAAATCCACACGGAGTGGTTTCCAGGTGCCGATCGCAACAAGTAA
- a CDS encoding M20/M25/M40 family metallo-hydrolase, giving the protein MPLSSAEESLCRLIASRHAAMVEDLRLLVAIPTGQNHAPGLDQTRSVLTSRLAALGADAESIPGDPRPEWLYGAGTSSPAPPTAVCRRHAGIAGREVLLAGHLDTVHDPASSFRELTISADGKTATGPGVVDMKGGLVIAVHALEALESAGLRLPWTFLLNSDEETGSYHSERAIRAESARVASGGAGGAAGVGLALEPATADGGLVVERSGAGQFMLEVHGKSAHVGRDFASGISAVMALARCIVDIDHISNPAAGRIASVGPLRGSSATNVVPDLACAWGNVRFTDQTAADDLSSSLTEIAEQHSGSAGALPRITVKTSFIRAAKPAGEAVMRLAEAYRAINLDLPGGPIEVPFARTAGVCDGNVMQSAGLACIDTVGVRGGGLHTPEEWIEIDSLTTRCQALALLMLRLQPEPVDAGRFGR; this is encoded by the coding sequence ATGCCACTGAGTTCCGCTGAAGAGTCCCTCTGCCGGCTGATCGCGTCGCGGCACGCGGCGATGGTGGAAGATCTCCGCCTGCTGGTGGCGATTCCCACCGGCCAGAACCACGCGCCGGGCCTCGACCAGACCCGGTCGGTGCTGACGTCCAGGCTGGCCGCGCTCGGGGCCGACGCAGAGTCCATCCCGGGCGACCCGCGCCCAGAGTGGCTGTATGGCGCCGGCACGTCGTCGCCCGCCCCCCCGACGGCGGTGTGCCGCCGTCACGCCGGGATCGCCGGTCGGGAGGTGCTGCTCGCCGGACACCTGGACACGGTGCACGACCCGGCCTCATCGTTCCGCGAACTCACGATCTCGGCCGATGGGAAGACGGCGACCGGGCCCGGTGTGGTCGACATGAAGGGCGGGCTGGTCATTGCGGTCCATGCACTCGAAGCCCTCGAATCGGCCGGACTGCGGCTCCCCTGGACCTTTTTGCTGAACTCCGATGAGGAAACGGGGTCCTACCACAGTGAGCGGGCGATCCGCGCCGAGTCGGCGCGCGTCGCGAGTGGGGGGGCTGGAGGCGCGGCAGGCGTTGGACTCGCGCTGGAGCCGGCGACCGCCGACGGAGGCCTCGTCGTCGAGCGATCGGGGGCCGGCCAGTTCATGCTCGAGGTCCACGGCAAGTCCGCCCACGTCGGCCGCGACTTCGCATCCGGCATCTCCGCCGTGATGGCCCTGGCCCGCTGCATCGTGGACATCGATCACATCTCCAATCCCGCGGCCGGGCGGATCGCGAGCGTCGGCCCGCTCCGCGGCTCCTCGGCGACCAATGTCGTGCCGGACCTCGCGTGCGCGTGGGGCAACGTCCGGTTCACGGATCAGACCGCCGCCGACGATCTGTCCAGCAGCCTCACGGAGATCGCCGAGCAACACTCCGGCTCCGCGGGCGCCCTCCCACGCATCACGGTCAAGACCTCGTTCATCCGCGCCGCCAAGCCCGCCGGCGAGGCGGTCATGCGGCTGGCCGAGGCCTATCGCGCCATCAACCTGGACCTCCCGGGCGGCCCGATCGAGGTGCCCTTTGCCAGAACCGCCGGCGTCTGCGACGGGAACGTCATGCAGTCAGCCGGGCTCGCCTGCATCGATACCGTCGGCGTCCGCGGCGGCGGCCTTCACACCCCGGAGGAGTGGATCGAGATCGATTCGCTGACCACGCGCTGCCAGGCCCTCGCGTTGCTGATGCTCAGGCTCCAGCCCGAGCCGGTGGACGCCGGACGATTCGGCCGATAG
- a CDS encoding dihydroorotase: protein MPSILITGGRLIDPASNTDRLADVAIRDGRIAAVSGGDALARSPADRVISAKGCIVAPGLIDPHVHLREPGKEEAETIATGTAAAVAGGFTTVCCMPNTDPAIDDDAVVEFIFKQAERTGVCRVFPVGAVSKARKGEELAQIGLMARAGAVGFSDDGDVVASAGLMHRALAYIKPTGLALMQHCQEPTLTRGASMHAGTIATRLGLVGWPRIAEEIIIERDIRLNRSVGCRYHVQHLSSGGSVEIIRRARIEGQPVTAEASPHHLLLTHEQVEAGAGALTGGGYWTGAKMNPPLRERLDIAAMLEGIADGTITVLATDHAPHTAESKQLDFESAPFGIIGLETALALYIEALVTPGVVGWARLIAMMTVEPAALCGLGRLGLGRVAVGGPGDLTLINPDLDWTISAADLAGKSANTPFLGRRVRGRAVATIVGGEVRLDRLAS, encoded by the coding sequence ATGCCCTCGATCCTGATCACCGGCGGCCGCCTCATCGACCCAGCCTCCAACACGGACCGGCTCGCGGATGTCGCGATCCGGGACGGCCGGATTGCGGCTGTTTCCGGCGGGGACGCTCTGGCTCGGTCGCCCGCCGACCGGGTAATTAGTGCGAAGGGCTGCATCGTCGCCCCGGGGCTGATCGACCCGCACGTGCACCTCCGCGAACCCGGCAAGGAGGAAGCGGAGACCATCGCCACCGGCACCGCGGCGGCCGTGGCCGGGGGGTTTACCACGGTGTGCTGCATGCCCAACACCGACCCCGCGATCGACGATGATGCGGTCGTCGAGTTCATCTTCAAGCAGGCCGAACGGACCGGGGTCTGCCGCGTGTTCCCGGTGGGGGCGGTGTCCAAGGCCCGCAAGGGCGAGGAGTTGGCCCAGATCGGGCTGATGGCGCGGGCCGGCGCTGTTGGTTTCTCCGATGACGGCGACGTGGTCGCCTCCGCGGGGCTGATGCACAGGGCTCTGGCCTATATCAAGCCGACCGGGTTGGCGTTGATGCAGCATTGCCAGGAGCCGACGCTGACGCGCGGCGCCTCGATGCATGCCGGCACGATCGCGACGCGGCTTGGACTGGTCGGGTGGCCCCGGATCGCCGAGGAGATCATCATCGAGCGGGATATCCGCCTCAACCGTTCGGTGGGGTGCCGCTACCACGTGCAGCACCTGTCGTCGGGGGGATCGGTCGAGATCATCCGAAGGGCGCGGATCGAGGGTCAACCGGTCACGGCCGAGGCGTCTCCGCACCACCTGCTGCTCACCCACGAGCAGGTCGAGGCCGGGGCGGGGGCTTTGACCGGCGGGGGATACTGGACCGGGGCCAAGATGAACCCGCCGCTTCGGGAACGGCTGGATATCGCCGCGATGCTCGAGGGGATCGCGGACGGGACCATCACCGTGCTGGCCACGGACCACGCGCCGCACACCGCCGAATCCAAGCAGCTGGATTTCGAGTCCGCGCCGTTCGGGATCATCGGTCTCGAGACGGCGCTGGCCCTATACATCGAGGCGCTGGTGACGCCGGGGGTCGTCGGGTGGGCGAGGCTGATCGCGATGATGACGGTTGAACCCGCCGCGCTGTGCGGCCTTGGTCGGCTGGGGCTTGGCCGCGTGGCGGTGGGCGGGCCGGGGGATCTGACCCTCATCAATCCTGACCTGGACTGGACGATCTCCGCGGCTGACCTGGCCGGCAAATCCGCGAATACGCCGTTCCTGGGCCGGCGCGTGCGGGGGCGGGCGGTGGCGACGATCGTGGGCGGCGAGGTCCGGCTGGATCGCCTGGCGTCGTAG
- a CDS encoding aminotransferase class III-fold pyridoxal phosphate-dependent enzyme gives MTPATTKPAPAAPPHPAATIGDQIRSSPAVTKAIDQIASDIRSRSAAITDVRPANPALAQTYEALLKEVTELRGRPLYYPYLGSGAGNGALVELMDGSVKWDMISGIGVHFFGHGDDGLTRAALEGALSDTVQNGNLQSDWSQYRFMQSLVRLAKRSSRLRYGFATTSGCMANENAIKVCYQKNQPASRVIAFRDCFMGRSVTMTQIGDTAAYRVGIPLSTQVDYMPFWDAAAARRMGEAEFTKMCVSHLEQYIERYPRQHAAFIFELVQGEGGFNAAPREFFVALMEVCRKHGIAVWDDEIQTFGRTESMFAYDRLGLGELVDVLTVGKMTQACATLWTQEYNPGPGLISGTFTSSAVAFSVGAHVLERLEGGGYYGAEGSNAKHFAAFASQVRSLASRRPEWFPPAVAPYQITDIVGGNGGMMRFTPFGGAKERVIKACTHLYNEGVIAFYCGHGPYHIRLLPPLGVMKEADWPRVFARIEKGLAVAASHV, from the coding sequence ATGACACCAGCCACCACCAAGCCCGCACCCGCCGCACCGCCGCACCCCGCCGCCACGATCGGTGATCAGATCCGATCGAGCCCCGCGGTGACGAAGGCTATCGACCAGATCGCTTCCGACATCCGGTCCCGCTCCGCGGCGATCACCGACGTCCGGCCGGCCAATCCGGCGCTGGCCCAGACATACGAGGCGCTGCTCAAGGAGGTCACCGAACTCCGCGGCCGGCCCCTGTACTACCCCTACCTCGGCTCCGGCGCCGGCAACGGCGCGCTCGTGGAACTGATGGACGGATCGGTCAAGTGGGACATGATCTCGGGCATCGGAGTCCACTTCTTCGGCCACGGCGACGACGGCCTCACTCGCGCAGCGCTCGAGGGCGCCCTGAGCGACACTGTGCAGAACGGCAACCTGCAGAGCGACTGGTCGCAGTACCGGTTCATGCAGTCCCTCGTGAGGCTGGCCAAACGCAGCAGCCGCCTCCGCTACGGGTTCGCCACGACCTCCGGCTGCATGGCCAACGAGAACGCCATCAAGGTCTGCTACCAGAAGAACCAGCCGGCCAGCCGCGTGATCGCCTTCCGCGACTGCTTCATGGGCCGGTCGGTCACGATGACGCAGATCGGTGATACCGCGGCGTACCGGGTCGGTATCCCACTCTCGACACAGGTGGACTACATGCCCTTCTGGGACGCCGCCGCCGCGCGCCGGATGGGCGAGGCCGAGTTCACGAAGATGTGCGTCTCGCACCTCGAGCAGTACATCGAGCGCTATCCCCGGCAGCACGCCGCGTTCATCTTCGAACTGGTGCAGGGCGAGGGCGGATTCAACGCCGCCCCGCGCGAGTTCTTCGTCGCGCTGATGGAAGTCTGCCGCAAGCACGGCATCGCCGTCTGGGACGACGAGATCCAGACCTTCGGCCGGACCGAGTCGATGTTCGCGTACGACCGGCTCGGCCTGGGCGAGCTGGTGGACGTCCTGACCGTCGGCAAGATGACGCAGGCCTGCGCGACGCTCTGGACGCAGGAGTACAACCCCGGTCCCGGGCTGATCTCCGGAACGTTCACCAGCTCGGCCGTCGCGTTCAGCGTCGGCGCCCACGTCCTCGAGCGGCTCGAAGGGGGCGGGTACTACGGCGCCGAAGGATCCAACGCGAAGCACTTCGCGGCGTTTGCTTCCCAGGTCCGCTCGCTGGCCTCAAGACGGCCGGAGTGGTTCCCGCCCGCTGTGGCGCCGTACCAGATCACTGACATCGTCGGCGGTAACGGCGGCATGATGCGGTTCACGCCCTTCGGCGGCGCTAAGGAGCGCGTCATCAAGGCGTGCACGCACCTGTACAACGAGGGCGTGATCGCGTTCTACTGCGGTCACGGCCCATACCACATCCGGCTGCTCCCTCCGCTGGGTGTGATGAAGGAGGCCGACTGGCCCCGCGTCTTTGCCCGGATCGAGAAGGGCCTCGCCGTCGCCGCGTCCCACGTCTGA
- a CDS encoding SRPBCC family protein produces MTTTHTIRLHRVLRAPAERVFKAFLDAGAKCKWLPPYGFTATMHHDDARVGGTYRMSFTNFGTGKSHSFGGTYTEIVSNERIQYSDRFDDPNLPGEMTVTVTLRRVACGTELNIVQEGVPAVIPAEMCYLGWQESLEQLAKLVEADISDGE; encoded by the coding sequence ATGACGACAACACACACGATCCGACTGCACCGCGTGCTGCGCGCGCCGGCCGAGCGGGTGTTCAAGGCATTTCTGGACGCGGGCGCCAAGTGCAAGTGGCTGCCGCCTTACGGGTTCACGGCGACGATGCATCACGACGATGCGCGTGTCGGCGGCACGTACCGCATGTCGTTTACGAACTTCGGAACCGGGAAGAGCCACTCGTTCGGCGGGACGTACACCGAAATCGTGTCGAACGAGCGGATCCAGTACTCGGATCGGTTCGACGATCCGAACTTGCCTGGTGAGATGACCGTGACGGTGACGCTGCGCAGGGTGGCGTGCGGCACAGAGTTGAATATCGTGCAAGAAGGCGTGCCCGCGGTCATCCCGGCGGAGATGTGCTACTTGGGGTGGCAGGAGTCGCTGGAGCAGCTGGCGAAGCTGGTGGAAGCAGACATCTCGGATGGCGAGTAG